In Candidatus Limnocylindria bacterium, the genomic window CCTCGCCCGCGGCACGGCCGGCGTTGCGCTCGAAGCGGGTTGGCACTCGCGCTGGCAGAGCCAGTCGAACTACCTGATCATGTCGCCCGCCCAGGTCGCCGACTTCTGGATCAAGTTCACCAACACCGGTACCCAGACCTGGATCCGGGGCCTGTGGGGGCGTCAGGCGAACCTCGGCCTCAACCGCGATGACAAGGAGCCGTACCGGCTCGGCATGGCTGCGGATTGGCTCTGGGACGACCGCATCGCGACGACCACCACGCTCGCCGTCGCGCCCGGTGAGGTCGGCGAATTCCGCTTCAAGGTGCGCGCGCCGATCGCTCGCGGCGTGTACCGGCTGAACCTGCGTCCGGTGATCGACGGCACGGTCTGGCTGGAAGACCAAGGGGTGTTCTGGATCATCGACGTCCGCTAGCGGCTTGACAGTCGAACCGGGATTCGCCAAAGTGCCCGCGTTAAAACCTTTAACAAAAGGTTTCAGGTGCGGGGAGGGCTCGGCTGGCGAGGACGACGATCCACGACGTCGCGCGGAACGCAGGCGTTTCGACTGCCGCCGTGTCGCACGCCTTCAACGATCCCGAGCGCCTGCGTGCGGCCACGGTGGACAAGATCCTCACCGCGGCGCGCGATCTCGGGTACGCGCCGAACCCGCACGCGCGCGCCCTTCACTCGCGTCGCGCCGGCGTGCTCGGCGTGCTGTTTCCGCAGCCGATCGCATCGGTCTTCGCGAACCCGTTCTTCTCGACGCTGCTCGAGGGGATCGGCAGCGTGACCGACGAACGCGGTATGGGCCTCCTCACGCTGTCGCCGCTCGGCACCTCGCTGGAGCGCGCGCTCGCTACCGCTCCGGTCGACGGCTTCGTGATCCTCGGCCTCGATGAGAAGCACGCGGACGTGGCGCCCCTGCGCAAGCGCGGCGTTCCGTTCGTCATCGTGGACGGCGACGCGGAGACCGCATCCTCGGTGAACGTCGACGATGAGGGCGGCGCCTACGCGGCCGCGGATCTGCTGCTGACGCGCGGGCACCGCGACATCTTGGTGCTTACTTTTCACGCTCCGCCGGAAGAGCTCGACAAAGACCTCGGCGTTCGCGGCCGGCGTCTGCGTGGTTATCGCCGTGCGTTCGCGAAGCATGACGTCAAAGTCGCAGGGGACCACGTCGTTCGCACGTTCGTCTCGCTCGATGGCGGTGATGAGGCGTTCAGCGCGGCATGGGCGACCGGCCTCAGGCCGACCGCGGTGCTGGCGGTCAGCGACATCATGGCGCTCGGCGCGGTCCGCGCAGCGCGACGGATCGGTGTAGAAGTGCCCGATGAGCTCGAGGTCATCGGCTTCGACGACATCCCGCTCGCTTCGGCCAGCCAGCCGGCCCTGAGCACGGTGCACCAGCCGATCGCTGAGAAGGGGCGCATCGCGACGCGCCTTCTGATCCGCGCGCTCGATGAAGGCGCGGCGCGCGAGACGATCGTGCTGCCAACCGAGCTGCGGCTACGTGAATCCACCAGCGACATGGGCGTGAGGAACGCCGAGAGGGCGAAGGGAGGGCCGTATCGGAGACCGAAGTCAGATCTCATCCGCGTCGCGTCGCGCTAGCGGCGCGTCGCGTCATCGCGACAGCTATGGGAAAGGAACGGGCATGAAGCTAAAGGCGATCGCGCTACTCACCATCGCGCTGCTGGTGTCGACCGCGTGCGGCGGCGGGACGAGCAGCACCGGAGGCGGCGTTGCCGCGGGTTCGATCAAGGGAAACATCACGCTCTGGCACGCGTACGGGACCGGCGGTTCCGAGGAGACAGCTCTCAACGGGATCATCGACACGATCAAGAAGGCCAACCCTGACGCCAAGATCACCGTCCTGCAGGTCCCATTCGACCAGGTCTTCAACAAGTTCCAGACCGAGGCCGCGGCAGGCGGCGGTCCCGATCTCTTCACCGCGCCGAACGACGAGCTCGGCAATGAGGTCCGCGCGAACCTGCTGCTCGCCCTCGACGACAAGCTGAAGGGCAAGCTCGACAAGGTCGCGCCGCTGGGCGTCGACGGCCTGAAGGTCGCCGGGAAGCTCTACGGCATCCCGATGCTCTTCAAGGCGGTCGCGCTCTACTACAACAAGGACAAGGTGCCGACCCCGCCGAAGACGACCGATGAGCTCATGACCATGGTCAAAGCGGGAAAGACGATCGTGCAGAACCAGAACGGCTACCACCTCTTCGGCTGGCCGGCGGCGTTCGGCGGCAAGCTGCTCGACGACTCGGGCAAGTGCGTCGCCGATCAGGGCGGCTGGGCCGACGCGATGCAGTACCAGCTGGCTCTCAAGGCTGCAGGCGGCAAGTTCGAGACCGACGGCGGCCGCGCAGACACGTCCTTCCGCCAGGGACAGGTCGACATGATCATCAACGGACCGTGGGTCCTCGGCGACTACAAGAAGGATCTCGGCGCCAAGCTCGGCGTCGCGCCGATGCCGGCAGGCCCGAAGGGCAAGGCCGGACCGCTCACCGGCGTCGATGGCTGGTACATCAACAACAGCGCGAAGAACGTTGACGGCGCCATCGCGCTGGCGCTCGCCATCACCGACGCCGTCGGTCAGAAGGCGTACGCGGATGTCGCGGGTGACGTGCCCGTGCGCACCGACGTCACCGTCAGCGACCCGCTCGTCAAGAGCTTCGCCGACGCATCGGCCACCGGGTTCGCGCGCCCGCAGAGCGCGGAGTTCGCGAACTACTGGGGTCCATTCGGCGACGCGGTCACCAAGATCATCGAAGGCAAATCCACTCCGGCGGCTGGCATCGCTGAGGCATGCGCCGCCATGAACAAGGCGAACAAGAAGTAGCCGCGGCCGGGGGGCGTGCGCGAGCACGTCCCCCGGCGCATCATTCGGAGGAGCAATGGCGGCGGTCATTGACGCTTCGATAGACGACGCGAAGCTCGCCGAGCCGGCGGGGTCCAAGCGTGGTCGTCCGCGCTGGCTGACGGCTTACCTCTACATCCTGCCTGCCCTCGTGATCATGCTTGCGGTGACCTACTGGCCGATCCTCTTTCAGGTCTACATGTCGTTCACCGACTACGGGCTGCGCAACCTCCGCTTCGACGCGCCGGCCGCGAATTTCGTCGGCATCGAGAACTACGTCAACCTCATCACCAATCAGGTCGCGCAGATCGCGAACTTCAACTTCTGGGGCATGCTCGCGTTCAACCTCTTCTGGACGTTCTCGAACGTCATCTTCCACATCACGATCGGCATCCTCATCGCCGTGCTGTTGAACGCGAAGGGTCTCTGGTTCCGCGGCGTGTACCGCGCGATTTTCGTTCTCCCGATCGTGATCCCCACCCTCGTCGTCGCGACCGTGTGGCGGAACATGTTCGACACGGACTACGGCGCCATCAATCAGGGTCTCGCGGCGATCGGCGGCATCTTCGGCATGTCACCGGACGTGTTCCATATCCGCTGGATCGACCAGGTCGACCCGCCGGTCAGCTGGATCCCGCTCCCGCTCTCGTACTTCGCGCTGCTCATCACGAACATCTGGCTGGGCTGGCCGTTCATGACGATCATCGCGACGGGCGCACTGCAGAGCATCAGCAAGGAGTACTACGAGGCCGCGTCGATCGATGGCGCGTCGGCCCGCCAGCAGTTCTTCAACATCACGCTCCCGCTGCTCCGGCCGGCGATGATCCCCGCGGCGATGTACGGGATGATCGTGACCTTCAACCTCTTCAACCTGATCTACATGGTCTCGGGTGGTGGCCCGCTGCGGCAGACCGAGATCCTGGTCACGACGGCGTTCCGGTTGGTCAACGAGAACCGTCTGTACGGCCTGGCCGCGGCGTTCGGGATCTACACGATGATCATCCTGCTCGTCCTGACGCTGCTCACGAACCGGATCACGAAGGCGACCGAAAGCTATGTCTAAGGTGCTGGCGCAGGGGACGCTCCCGATCGCGCGGCCACGCATATTCAGCCTGGCTCGCGTCCGCGAACGCGCGACCGGCGGTGGCAGCCCACTCGGCCGGCAGCTGATGCTCCAGGCCCTCCTCATCTTCATCAGCTTCACTGTGCTCTTCCCGCTCCTCTGGGTCGTCAGCATGTCGCTCGATCCGCGCAACATCTCGCGTCCGACGGAGCTCACGCTGATCCCGCCGGGCGCCTCATTGCAGGCGTACATCGACGTGCTGAACAAGCCGACCTCGAACCCGGTGACGCTGCCGCAGCTAGTGTTCAACAGCTTTCTGCTCGGCGCGGGCGTTTCATTCGGTTCGCTGGCGCTCGGCGTCGCGGCCGCCTACGCGTTCTCGCGCTTCCTGTTCCCCGCGCGGCAGGCGCTGATGATCGCGATCGTCGCGGTCCTCATGGTGCCGTCCGTCGCCGCGCTCGCGCCGCTCTTCGTGCTGCTGAACAAGATCACGATCGACATGGGCGATTTCAACTTCAATCTGCGCAACTCGCTGCTCGGCGTCGGTCTCGCCCTCACCTCCGGTGCGCTGCCGTTCGCGATCTGGAACCTCAAGGGGTACATCGACACGATCCCGAAGGAGCTCGAGGAGGCCGCGCTGCTCGACGGGTGCAACTCGACCCAGACGTTCCTGCGGATCATGTTGCCGCTCGCGACGCCGGCGCTCGCGGTCACGGCGTTCCTGGGCTTCCTCACGGGCTGGACCGAGTTCGTGATGTCGTGGCAGTTCCTCACCAATCCCGAGAACTTCACGCTGGCGATGGCGCTGTGGGGCATGACCGGCCAGTACGCGGCGAACACGCCGTGGTCGAAGTTCTCCGCGATGGCGATCCTCGTCGCGCTGCCCGTGTCGGTGGTGTACCTGTCGCTGCAGCGCTACATCGTCGGCGGGCTCACCGTCGGCGGGGTGAAGGGCTAAGCCGACTGCGTCTCGCAGCGATCCAACACCGCGCCCGCGCCCCGTACGTGCAGCCGCTGGCCGGCGAGCGCTTCTACGTTCGTCTCGTCGCCGAGGCAGGTGATCTGAGCCGCGTGATCTGCCGCTTCGCCGACAAGTACGAGCTGGGCCACGAGAGCGACCTCGCCCTCGTGCGCGAGGCATCCGACGGCGTTCGCGACTACTGGACCGGCGTGCTCCCTGTGCCGACGTCGCGCCTGCGCTACTTCTTCCACCTGACCGGCACGGACGGCTCGATGACCTTTCTGTCAGAGCACGGCTTCACGCCCGCGCCGCCGCCGCGCCGCTTCCACGCTGGGTACTTCTTCTACCCGTACGACCTGCCCGCCGACCGATTCGCGCTGCCTGCCTGGGTCCCGGGCACGACCTTCTATCTCATCTTTCCCGATCGCTTCGCGAACGGCGATCACTCGAACGACCCGCCGTGGGTGCGGCCGTGGGGTGAGATCCCGACGGCGCGATCGTTCTTCGGCGGCGATCTCGCCGGCATCCGGCAGCGCCTCGCCTGGCCCCGCGACCTCGGTGTAGGGTGCCTGTATCTCACGCCGGTCTTCACCTCGCCGTCGAATCACAAATACGACCCGGCGGACTACGACCACGTCGATCCGCAGTTCGGCACCGACGAGGATCTGGCCGGGCTGGTACGCGAGTCCCACGACGCGGGCATGCGCGTCATGCTCGACGGCGTCTTCAATCACGCCGGCGACGAATGGGCCGCGTTCCGCGACGTGCGCGAGAAGGGCGCCGCGAGCGCGTATCGCGACTGGTTCTTCCGCATCGACGGGTTCCCGGTGGACAGCGAGCGGGTGAACTACGAGACCTTCGCGAACCGCATCCGCAATCACCCCAAGCTCAACACCGCGAACCCCGAGCTGCGCGAGTACCTCGTCGGTGTCGGCGAGCGCTGGGTGCGCGACGCGGACATCGATGGCTGGCGGCTCGATGTCGCGAACGAGGTCGATCATCGGTTCTGGCGCGCCTTCCGCGACCGCGTCAAGGCGGCCAAGCCCGACGCGTTCATCGTCGGCGAGGTCTGGCACGACGCGATCCGCTGGCTCGACGGCGCGCAGTTCGACTCCGTCATGCATTACCCGTGGCGTGACGCGGTGCTCCAGTACCTGAACCGCGGCGTCTCCCCGTCGCGCTTCGCGGGCTGGACGACGTCCATCCGCCACATGTACGAGCCCGCGGTCGAGGCAGGGCTCATGCATTTGCTCGGCAGCCACGACACCGCGCGCATCCGGACCGAGCTCGGCGGCAGCGCCGACCGGGCATTTCAGGCAGCCGTGCTGCTGCTCACCGCATCGGGCGCGCCGCTCGTCTATTACGGCGACGAGATCGGGATGGAGGGCGGCGACGATCCAGACTGCCGCCGCTGCATGGAGTGGGATGAGAGCAAGCACGATCGGCGCATCCTTCACGCGCACCGCACGCTCATCGCCCTGCGCCGGTCACGTCCCTGGCTCGCGTGGGGTGCATTCGAGGATCTCGTCGCCGACGATGCACGCGAGATCTACGCGTACCGCCGCGTCGCGCGCGGTCCGCTCTCGCTCAATGGAGCGAACGGCGATGCCGTCTACGTCGCGCTCAACACCGGAGACCGGGACGCCAAGGTCCGCCTTCCGGCAGACGGCGCGCGTCTGACCGACGTGCTCTCCACCGAGCCTGTCGCGATCCACAAAGGTGAGGCGCTGATCACACTTCCAGCGGGCGGCGCCGCCGTGCTGGTGCCGGAGCCGCGCTGACGCGCGTCCTGGCGGCGGCGCTCTTCGTCGTCGCGTCGGCTCTGCCGTTCCGCGTCGTCCAGGCGCTTCCGTGGACCGCCCTGCCCGCTGCGGTCACGGACTGGAGCAACGAAGTCGTCTACATGGTCATGACCGACCGCTTCCGCAACGGCGATACATCGAACGATCTCGACAGCGACGGGACGCGTGCCAACTCGTGGCACGGCGGCGATCTGCAGGGCGTGATCGACGAGCTGCAGTACATCAAGGGCCTCGGGATGACCGCGATCTGGATCACGCCCGTGGTGGAGCAGATGCCGGGCGGATATCACGGCTACTGGACGCGCGACCTGTACAAGGTCGATCCGCATCTCGGCGACATGGCAAAGCTGGCCGAGCTGGTGCGCCGCGCGCACGCGCTGGGTCTAAAGATCGTGCTCGACGTCGTCGTGAACCACGTCGGGCAGCGGAATCCCTGGGTCACCGACGGCGCGCACGCGGGCTGGTTCCACCCGGATTGCGTCATGAACTTCGCGGACCAGAGCAGCGTCGAGAATTGCTGGCTCGCGGGGCTCCCAGACTTCGACACGGAGAACCCGACCGTCCGCGCGTATCTCACGGACTGGTCGTTGTGGCTCATCGACCAGACGAACGTCGACGGCTTCCGCGTCGACGCCGCGCGCCATCTGTCGAAGGACTTCCTGAAGGCGTGGACCGGAGCGATCAAGGCGAAGCATCCCGGCTTCTGGCTCTTGGGTGAGATCTACAGCTCGGGCTACCGCTATCAGTCCGGCTTCCTCGACGCAGGACTCGACGCGGTCACGGACTTCCAGACCTACGACGTGATCCGCACCGGACTTTCCGAGCCCGGCAACCTCTCGCAGCTTTCGCTACCGCCGGCACTGGCCGCGAACGACATCGGCGCGGGTCATGAGAACGCGCGCGCGATCTTCCTCGACAACCACGACGTGCCGCGCTTCGTCGGGCCCGATCCGCCGAGCGCGACGACGCTGTCGCGACTGCGTCAGGGGCTGGTCTATCTGTTCACGATGCCCGGGACGCCGGTGCTCTATTACGGCACCGAGATCGCGCTGCCTGGCGGGCCCGACCCGGATGACCGGCGGAACATGAGCTGGACCGAGGCCGGGTCCGACATCCGAAGTCTCGTGACGAAGCTCGCGCAGCTGCGGCGCGAGAAGCTGGCGAGCGGAGGGTTCGTCGAGCTCGTCGCCAGCCCACAGGAGCTCGCTTATGCACGCCGCAACGGCACGACTACTGCGGTCGTCGTCTTCAATGGCGATGCGAAGGCGGCACGGACGGTGCGCGTGCCCGTGGCATCGCTCGGGCTCGGCAACGACGTGAGCGCCACCGATGCCCTTGCTACGCAAGGCGCGGCGGTCCTCTCACGCGACGGTGCTCTCTCGATCGATGTTCCCGCGCGTGGCGCGAGCGTGTGGCTCGTGTCCGCGCGCGCACCGGATGGTCTGCCGCCACTCGCGCTCGCGGTGCTGGTGTTGTTGGTCGCGTTCGTTGGTGGCTTGGCGCTGCGGCGCCGGCTCAGCTGAGCCGCGCGACGAGCCCGTCATTCGGCCCCAGCTCGATCGCGTTTCGCAGCGTGTCGCCGGTGCGCCCGTCCGACGTGGACAGCACGACACTGGCGTCCTCTGTGATCGCGATGCGGCTCGGGTGGTCCTGGAAATTGAGCGCGACCATCAATCGCTCCCCATCCGCCTCGCGGAGGTAGGCGAACACGCCACGCGGTGCCCGGAGCGAGCGGTACGAGCCGGCTCGCAGCGCGGGCGAGCCGTGACGTAGCCAGATGACCCGGCGGTAGAACGAGAAGAGCGACCCGGGATCGTCGCGCTGGGCGGCGACGTTCACCTGCTCGGCGTTGGCGGCCATCGGTAGCCACGGCCGCCCGGTCGTGAAACCCGCGTTCGCGGTCGCATCCCACTGCATCGGCGTCCGCTCCGGGTCGCGGCCGTCGACGTCGACGATGCGCTCGCGTAGGATCGGAACATCGGTCATGCCGATCTCCTCGCCGTAGTAGATGAACGGCGTGCCGCGCAGCGTGAGAAGCATGAGCGCCGCCACGCGCGCCCGATGTGGTCCGTAGCGGCTCGCCGCGCGCGACCGATCGTGGTTGGAAAGCGTGTAGTCCGGCCACGCGTGTAGCGGGAGCAGCCGCTCCCACTCCTCGACGATCGCGCGGAACCGCTCCGCGCTCCACGGCTGGCGGAGGAAGTTGAAGTTGAATGGCATGTGCAGCTCGTCGTCGTTTCCGTAGTAGCGCACCAGACTCGAGAGCTTTCGCGACGAGACCTCACCCACCGCCATACGGTCGTTGTACTCATTGAGGAGCCGGCGCCACCGCCGATGGACCTCGTGGACCTCGTCGAGCTCCCAGTTGTGACGTGGCCGCCGCTTCGCGAAGAGCCTGGGGTTGTTCCGAAGCTGCTTGTCCTTCACCAGGCTGTGCGCGACATCGATGCGGAACCCGTCCACGCCGCGGTCGAGCCAGAAGCGCATGACGTCGTCGATGGCTCGGCGCACGTCTTCGTTCCACCAGTTGAGGTCGGGCTGCTCGGGCAGGAAGTGATGGAGGTAGTACTGGCCGGTCGCCGGGTCGAGCGTCCACGCCGCTCGCTTCTCCGCGGACCCGAACACGGCCCGCCAGTTGTTCGGCGGACCGCCGTTCCGAGGGTCGGCCCACACGTACCAGTCCCGCTTGGGATCGTTGCGCGACGAACGCGAGGCGACGAACCACGGATGCTCGGACGAGGTGTGGTTCGGTACGAGATCGACGAGCACGCGGATCCCGCGGCGATGCGCCTCTTCCAGGAGACGATCGAAATCGTCGAGCGTGCCGAAGATCGGATCGACGTCGCGGTAGTCGGAGACGTCGTAGCCGAAGTCCTTCATCGGCGAGCGATAGAACGGCGAGAGCCAGATCGCTTGGACGCCGAGCGACCGTGGGCTGCCGTCGTTCAGGTGATCGAGCCGCTGCGTGATGCCACGCAGGTCGCCGACGCCGTCCCCGTTCGAGTCCTGGAACGAACGCGGGTAGATCTGGTAGAAGACGCCCTCGCGCCACCATGAACCGCGCAATGTTTCGTGAATGTAACGTCGGCGGGCACATGCCCTGCAGCCATGACATCGCAGGGGGTCGTGATGAAAGAGCAGATGCAGACACCACGCAACCACGAAGGGGAGCCGCCGACCCACGAACCCAAAGAGACCACGCAGCGGCTGGAGCAGAAGGCCGACGAGCAGCAGGGCGAGTCCAATCGGGCGCGCACCGAAGACAAGGCGCGCGAAGCGCGCGAAGGCCGCAAAGCCAACGAGGGCAAGGTCAATACGAAGGGCCGTGAGGTGCACTTCGGCGGCTAGCGGCTAACCTCGCTTCGGTGAGCGAAGCGGGCCTGCAGGATCGCTATGCGCCGAACGGCACATGTTTCGGCTGCGGGCCACGCAACGAGAAGGGTCTTCGCATCAAGAGCCACGTTCGCGGCGACGACGTCGTCGCGACGTGGCGCGCGGAGAAGTTCCACGAGGCGTTCGACGGCGTCCTCTCCGGCGGCATAATCGGCACCCTCATGGACTGCCACTCGAACTGGACAGCCGCATACCACCTCATGAAGCGCGCCGGCGCCGAAACCCCGCCGCCGATGGTCACCGCGGAGTACACGATCAGGATGCGCCGGCCGACGCCGACCGATGGCGAGATCGAGCTCGTCGCGCATCCCGTCGACGTGTCAGACGATCGCGCGACGGTCGAGGCGGAGCTGCGCGCGGGCGGCAAGGTATGCGCGACGTCCACGGGCGTGTTCGTGGCGGTGAAACCGGGACATCCCGCGTATCACCGGTGGTGACCGCCGTTCGCGTGCGGTCGAGCAGCCTTCTTGCGTCGTACCAGCAGCAGGCGGCCAACGAAGATCGCGATGAACACCAGTGGGATGCCGACCGCGATGTACCCGATGTACGGCTCGATGAGATCGTCGATCTGCGGACCCACGAGCGCGCCGAGGAACACCCAGCCCGTCCAGTAGAGGGTCGCGGCGACGAAGACGCCCGACGAGAAGCGCCACACCGGCACCTCCGCGGTGCCCGCGACGAGGGACATCGCCACGCGCAGTCCAGGGATGAGGCGTCCGACGAGCACACCGCGGAATCCGTAGCGGTGCACGCGCTCGATCCATTCATCGACGGTCCGCGTACTCACATCCAACCAACCCGCAAGACGATGCGCTACCGGTAGGCCCCAGCGCCGGGCGACGAAGTACGGCAGCAGGGTCCCGGTGGTCGAGGCCGTCGCGCAGGTGAGGATGACCCGCGCGAGCTCGACCGGATCGTCGCGCGCGCGATAGCCGTAGAACGCGATGACCAGGTCGCCTGGCGCTGGAAGCGGTATGCCGGCTTCCTCGATCGCGATGATCAGAAACAGCGTGACGAACTGGTGGGCCGCGACGACGCCAAGGAGCCGGCGGATCGCGTCCTCGAAGAACGCGCGCAGAGCTAGCCCGTCCTCTCGAACGCGAGGACCTGCCAGATCAACCCGTGGCGATGTTCGGCGAGCCGCATTCCGTGTCGCTCCGCGGTCGCGAGCACCGCGGCCGTCGAGTGGACGAACGATCGAAACGTGCTGCCGCGCAGCCGGAACCATGCGTTCCCCGCGGCTAGACCGACGCGGATCCACCACCGCTCGACGGGGAACGTAAGGAGCAGAAGGCGGCGCGCGTGATCGGCGGCCGCGCCAACGAGCGCGTCTGCGTCCGGATAGCAACACACCACTCGTTGCAACACAACGACGTCCGCGGCCGGGATGGCGTCGGCCTCGCGCACGAAATCGCCGAGACGCCGTTCCATCTGGTCGCCGAGCCCTCGCTCGCGGATCAGCTCGGAAGCCACGTGTTCGTATTGCGTCGCGAGCTCGACATTCAACGCGCGAGCCGCTCCGTCTCGCAGCAGCTCGAGCTGTATCGCGCCAACGCCACCGCCGACCTCGAGCACGCTGTATCCAGGTGACATGCGCGCGCGTACGAAATCGACGATGCGCCGCGCATCGTCGGTCAGACCCTTACGTGCGTACTCTCGCGCCTTCGCCCTGGCGTTCTTCTCGTCAAAGAGCTTGTCATAGTCGCCGGGGCGGCAGCATCCGCCCACTGGCTCGGGTCAGCGCACCGTCGCGTCGCGAACCGACGCGCGACGACGCATGAACACGATGCCGACCACGATCAGAACGACCGCCCCCGCGATGAGGATCTCGAGCGCCCCGCTACCAAAGTCGGGGTCGATGCCAAAGACCTGCTCGATCCAGTCCACCGGATGCCTCCCACGCGATTTGCGCAAACGCGCTGCTCGCAAGAGGCTACCCGCTTCGCGACCTTCACGTTTCCAAACGCGTAGGCTCGGCGCTCACGCTCTTTCGTGGGGAGGATGCGATATGCCTGCTCGCCGACGCAGCGGTGCCTCCCGCACCGCCATCATCCCGAACTTCCTCGACAAGCTCGAGTGGCGCAACGCGGGACCGTTCCGCGGTGGGCGCGTCGGCGCGGTGGCTGGCGATCCCCGCGACCGCAACACCTTCTACATGGGTTCGAC contains:
- a CDS encoding LacI family DNA-binding transcriptional regulator, whose amino-acid sequence is MHDVARNAGVSTAAVSHAFNDPERLRAATVDKILTAARDLGYAPNPHARALHSRRAGVLGVLFPQPIASVFANPFFSTLLEGIGSVTDERGMGLLTLSPLGTSLERALATAPVDGFVILGLDEKHADVAPLRKRGVPFVIVDGDAETASSVNVDDEGGAYAAADLLLTRGHRDILVLTFHAPPEELDKDLGVRGRRLRGYRRAFAKHDVKVAGDHVVRTFVSLDGGDEAFSAAWATGLRPTAVLAVSDIMALGAVRAARRIGVEVPDELEVIGFDDIPLASASQPALSTVHQPIAEKGRIATRLLIRALDEGAARETIVLPTELRLRESTSDMGVRNAERAKGGPYRRPKSDLIRVASR
- a CDS encoding extracellular solute-binding protein encodes the protein MKLKAIALLTIALLVSTACGGGTSSTGGGVAAGSIKGNITLWHAYGTGGSEETALNGIIDTIKKANPDAKITVLQVPFDQVFNKFQTEAAAGGGPDLFTAPNDELGNEVRANLLLALDDKLKGKLDKVAPLGVDGLKVAGKLYGIPMLFKAVALYYNKDKVPTPPKTTDELMTMVKAGKTIVQNQNGYHLFGWPAAFGGKLLDDSGKCVADQGGWADAMQYQLALKAAGGKFETDGGRADTSFRQGQVDMIINGPWVLGDYKKDLGAKLGVAPMPAGPKGKAGPLTGVDGWYINNSAKNVDGAIALALAITDAVGQKAYADVAGDVPVRTDVTVSDPLVKSFADASATGFARPQSAEFANYWGPFGDAVTKIIEGKSTPAAGIAEACAAMNKANKK
- a CDS encoding sugar ABC transporter permease, with the protein product MAAVIDASIDDAKLAEPAGSKRGRPRWLTAYLYILPALVIMLAVTYWPILFQVYMSFTDYGLRNLRFDAPAANFVGIENYVNLITNQVAQIANFNFWGMLAFNLFWTFSNVIFHITIGILIAVLLNAKGLWFRGVYRAIFVLPIVIPTLVVATVWRNMFDTDYGAINQGLAAIGGIFGMSPDVFHIRWIDQVDPPVSWIPLPLSYFALLITNIWLGWPFMTIIATGALQSISKEYYEAASIDGASARQQFFNITLPLLRPAMIPAAMYGMIVTFNLFNLIYMVSGGGPLRQTEILVTTAFRLVNENRLYGLAAAFGIYTMIILLVLTLLTNRITKATESYV
- a CDS encoding ABC transporter permease subunit; the protein is MSKVLAQGTLPIARPRIFSLARVRERATGGGSPLGRQLMLQALLIFISFTVLFPLLWVVSMSLDPRNISRPTELTLIPPGASLQAYIDVLNKPTSNPVTLPQLVFNSFLLGAGVSFGSLALGVAAAYAFSRFLFPARQALMIAIVAVLMVPSVAALAPLFVLLNKITIDMGDFNFNLRNSLLGVGLALTSGALPFAIWNLKGYIDTIPKELEEAALLDGCNSTQTFLRIMLPLATPALAVTAFLGFLTGWTEFVMSWQFLTNPENFTLAMALWGMTGQYAANTPWSKFSAMAILVALPVSVVYLSLQRYIVGGLTVGGVKG
- a CDS encoding glycoside hydrolase family 13 protein encodes the protein MVEVLRDGDPRRAARVGGVPVAAALHRRRAHRRRGEGLSRLRLAAIQHRARAPYVQPLAGERFYVRLVAEAGDLSRVICRFADKYELGHESDLALVREASDGVRDYWTGVLPVPTSRLRYFFHLTGTDGSMTFLSEHGFTPAPPPRRFHAGYFFYPYDLPADRFALPAWVPGTTFYLIFPDRFANGDHSNDPPWVRPWGEIPTARSFFGGDLAGIRQRLAWPRDLGVGCLYLTPVFTSPSNHKYDPADYDHVDPQFGTDEDLAGLVRESHDAGMRVMLDGVFNHAGDEWAAFRDVREKGAASAYRDWFFRIDGFPVDSERVNYETFANRIRNHPKLNTANPELREYLVGVGERWVRDADIDGWRLDVANEVDHRFWRAFRDRVKAAKPDAFIVGEVWHDAIRWLDGAQFDSVMHYPWRDAVLQYLNRGVSPSRFAGWTTSIRHMYEPAVEAGLMHLLGSHDTARIRTELGGSADRAFQAAVLLLTASGAPLVYYGDEIGMEGGDDPDCRRCMEWDESKHDRRILHAHRTLIALRRSRPWLAWGAFEDLVADDAREIYAYRRVARGPLSLNGANGDAVYVALNTGDRDAKVRLPADGARLTDVLSTEPVAIHKGEALITLPAGGAAVLVPEPR
- a CDS encoding alpha-amylase family glycosyl hydrolase, with the translated sequence MTDRFRNGDTSNDLDSDGTRANSWHGGDLQGVIDELQYIKGLGMTAIWITPVVEQMPGGYHGYWTRDLYKVDPHLGDMAKLAELVRRAHALGLKIVLDVVVNHVGQRNPWVTDGAHAGWFHPDCVMNFADQSSVENCWLAGLPDFDTENPTVRAYLTDWSLWLIDQTNVDGFRVDAARHLSKDFLKAWTGAIKAKHPGFWLLGEIYSSGYRYQSGFLDAGLDAVTDFQTYDVIRTGLSEPGNLSQLSLPPALAANDIGAGHENARAIFLDNHDVPRFVGPDPPSATTLSRLRQGLVYLFTMPGTPVLYYGTEIALPGGPDPDDRRNMSWTEAGSDIRSLVTKLAQLRREKLASGGFVELVASPQELAYARRNGTTTAVVVFNGDAKAARTVRVPVASLGLGNDVSATDALATQGAAVLSRDGALSIDVPARGASVWLVSARAPDGLPPLALAVLVLLVAFVGGLALRRRLS
- a CDS encoding alpha-amylase family glycosyl hydrolase, producing MRGSWWREGVFYQIYPRSFQDSNGDGVGDLRGITQRLDHLNDGSPRSLGVQAIWLSPFYRSPMKDFGYDVSDYRDVDPIFGTLDDFDRLLEEAHRRGIRVLVDLVPNHTSSEHPWFVASRSSRNDPKRDWYVWADPRNGGPPNNWRAVFGSAEKRAAWTLDPATGQYYLHHFLPEQPDLNWWNEDVRRAIDDVMRFWLDRGVDGFRIDVAHSLVKDKQLRNNPRLFAKRRPRHNWELDEVHEVHRRWRRLLNEYNDRMAVGEVSSRKLSSLVRYYGNDDELHMPFNFNFLRQPWSAERFRAIVEEWERLLPLHAWPDYTLSNHDRSRAASRYGPHRARVAALMLLTLRGTPFIYYGEEIGMTDVPILRERIVDVDGRDPERTPMQWDATANAGFTTGRPWLPMAANAEQVNVAAQRDDPGSLFSFYRRVIWLRHGSPALRAGSYRSLRAPRGVFAYLREADGERLMVALNFQDHPSRIAITEDASVVLSTSDGRTGDTLRNAIELGPNDGLVARLS
- a CDS encoding PaaI family thioesterase, with protein sequence MSEAGLQDRYAPNGTCFGCGPRNEKGLRIKSHVRGDDVVATWRAEKFHEAFDGVLSGGIIGTLMDCHSNWTAAYHLMKRAGAETPPPMVTAEYTIRMRRPTPTDGEIELVAHPVDVSDDRATVEAELRAGGKVCATSTGVFVAVKPGHPAYHRW